The Nicotiana tomentosiformis chromosome 2, ASM39032v3, whole genome shotgun sequence genome includes the window gagaaatgttcgccgtcgaggaagcgaaaccaatatcctcgccttcgccagtaaagggatcgggctcagaaggggaacgagataccaaatagcagtCATAAACATCGGCTTTGACCCAACCTGATAACCATGGGATCGAAGAAGAAGATGATaagaggatccctcgatcctttgtgattcccgatgactccgacgccaccaaatcaacgattgaggaaGTGGAGCAAGTCAcgctaatcgagcactggcccaaacggaaggtatacctgggaacgaggttgtgccctgaactcaggaagaaacttattcaatttcttatcgataatattgattgctttgcctggtcccatttagatataacaggaatcccACTGGACATAACGACGCATAGGCTAaacttggaccctaggttcagactggtgaagcaaaagagaatacCTAGTCTgaggtaaagcacacattcataaaggacgaggtaaccaaacttctcaagataggatccattcgggaggtgaaatatcacgaatggttagccaatgtagttgtagtgcctaaaaaagggaacaaacttagaatgtaggTGAAATATCACGATCCATTCttcttgaatattttttatttattgatgCGATACACACGTGTAATGCACGTATATGTGTATTTGGTTGAATACTGAGTTAATTGACCAAATGATGAGATTGATACCAACTTAATACTTTTTTATCCCTCTATTGATGTCCTTGTCTTATCCCCTGATAGTTAAGTCTTACTTGGCCACTAATTAATAACTTTAAGTTCATCTATAACTTTGACTAAGATCTGTTTGTCTAAATTGaacaaaaaatgaaaataaaaagttCTAGAGTAATTATTATTTCTGCTCGATTGGTTTGCCACTATTACTATTTTAGAGTCAAattatatacggtcgaaatagatttcggccttcgtacgtctgatcgagtttgaaagataatcgatcgaagtgagacctcgagatgggttccgaagatggtacaaacaagtttCGAATCCGAggggccgatcaatgtcgagttcgatatcattgtcAAGCTcggatccaaatcgaactatgatgcaaagtaaagctatcgagcttatgatctagagaccgaccaacattgacccgaatcaattcgagagctcgagtcagaatcgagctcgagctaagatcgagagctcgagtcagaatcgagctcaaaccaagatcgagagctcgagtcaagatcgagctcgcagacaaaagccgttgcaatcccactagaggagagaatcttggcaggaattgtggaaaagttgatttatcgtgggtctcccactgagtatttttaattatgtttagagcaagatccctctactataaagggcatGGTTATCATTTCTATAAAGGCAAGTtttcaggcttacattgtaatcaaAACACTATATTCTCCCACAgtaaagaattgttctttcaagcttcttaaattgattccacttgttgaatcctaaaattcatcttctttacaaccttatctattttgcattctttgcaatctatatttctatctctatttctatttatccttacaatttgtattaagttgcgccacatatccttagaactacgtacaaattcaactacaTCCGTTTTTCGGGTTAACACAAATAATTTCATCCATGGCAGATTTTTCATACATTTGAAGTTTTTCTAACTATTAAAGTTGTGAATTATCGTATTTTATCATACTTCTTCAAATAGCAAAAATTCAGCTTATAATGCCCTATTTCATGATACAATAGTTTAAAAGGGTTAACTGTGCACTTAAAACATTAATTGATCAAATAGacatttttgaaattttagttCAACCAAGTGACACATTATGTTTCTGGGCCACCTACATTTTGGCTGAGCAACAATTTCCATATTCTAATACTTAAACAAATTATAAACCAAAGTTGGTTAgctaaaaaaaaattgatttttcaAAATCCGTCGTGTCTTTTTTCCTCCAAATTAAAATCGCAATTGTCGCCATTACCGTGTTGGAATATAACACGGCTACATAGGATTCTCTTTTCTcaatataaaaatacaaaattttaCAACTTGTAAACGCATTGACCCTCTTTTGACCCTTTCCCCATAGTGTAAAAACTGCAACAGCCGCCTATTAAGACTCTGCTTCTCTGAGTAGGATTTACTTGACCGTCACTATCAATTACCCTTCATCACACTCCTGTATATTTCCTCAACAGATCCTCACCGTTCATCTCTTCAATCAATGACGTGTCAGTATCTTgtttactctttttccttcaaaaCCACGTGTCAGACGATTTTAGTAGTATCCACTGAAGAAGTCTAAGAGCATCAAACGTGTTAGATTAGCTACCAACATGCTGACATGGAACCGACCAAATCTACCACGTCATCTAAACTACCCACGTTAACCCTTCAACCTCTCCCATATTGCCACGTGTCCCCCTCAAACGGCTAGTTTTTTTTCCCTCTTTCAGATTTAAAGCACAAAACCCAAAAGATATTTGTATGGGGAAGTTCGAGTCCTTTCTAGGCAAGATCAAATCCTTTTAACAGCCATACATATTTATCCATTAcacatttaaatattattttgaaaaaaatagagaGAGAAAAGTAAAAAGTTTACAGTAAAAAAGACGTGTATATAAGGGAACTTGACCCTCGTCCAAATGAAGTGCTGTACAAGTTGTGTAGAAAGGCAGTTCATTAGTTTCCTTGTTCAGAACATCCGTTACTTTCAATCTTAATTTACTGCTGCAGTGCAAATTAAGGATTAATTTTAAGGTGCGTATCTATATATTGCTGCTTACCCACTGAGTAATGATATCTTGGAGATACattatgtttgatttgattttgggtTAATGAGGTTCTGTTATTAAGTTCAAATAACAAAGTTGGGAAGAAAATTTAGATTATAGATAGAATTTTATTGGATTTGGTGTTTGGATTTGGATAATTCTGAAGGTTTTGTTGTATATGTGTTGGAAAAATCAGGTATTTAGTGAAAATGATattgggaaagaaatgtgaaagTTATGGGTCGGGGCTAGTGAGGAGTACCTCATTTGGGAGGAAAAGAATTACAGTGGATGTTGATTTCAGTCCCACAACAACACCTATGAAGAAAGTGTGCAGTCATAATTCATTTTTCTTTTGTGATGACAAGTCTCCTATTGAAGCCTTGCCTCAAGATATTCTGGTGAGTTTAATCAGCCAAATTCTCCTTTCTGTATATTTTGAATGCATCAGTATAATGGTACTGAAAATTACTTTTTCTTAATCTTGTTCCTTGTTTTTGCAGATAAGGATAGTGTGTGGAGTTGATCATGATGATTTAAAGAGGCTTTTTCATGTATCAAGGGTAATTAGAGAAGCTGTAAGTGCCAATTACATCATTCAAATACATTCATTTTGCACTATTGAAGTAGTTGAATTGGTTTCTTAATTAGTGAGTTAAATGGTTTTTTTTTTGCTTTGATGAACAGACTGTGATAGCAAAAAGGTGGCATTTTGAGTATGCAACACCAAGAAAGACGCTTGGTTTCAAGAATGCAATTGAGGATTTGGGTGAATTCAATGATGTTGATGCGCCAAATGCTCCAAGGCAATTGAAAATTCGGAAGTTAAAGTTGAGCAGAAAGAAACTGGCTGACATTTCAGTTACATTGTTCGCATCAGAAGATGATAATTGGTTGCAGAGGAAGTTATTTATGCAGATGGATGCTGAGTCATAGACATTTGTCACTAAAAGAGGTTTTCTGTATACTATTGTTTTTGTAGGAACCATAGGTTTTGGGGTTAGATCTGATTATATTGATCAGAATTTAGTCTCTAGTGTACGCAAGAAAAATCTTTACAAGTGCTAGTTCTTCAATCCTTTCATTGAAGATGGATATTGGGCTTGTTTGTATTTATTTGTACATTTAGAGAACGGGAGAGGTAGATGATTTAGGGGATTCTGTTTGAAGGGCCTATGCTGGCGCTTCTGATTTCATAAGAATGTTGGTTGTACTATGTACATAGCAAGGTCAAGCTCTGTTTTGGTACGACTTGGTAAATTAAATGAAATTGTCTTCCACTTTCACTTAGACTTGTAATTGCTTTTGTAGTCTGTGGTGTTATTATCATTTGTAGCATATTCACACTAATTCGTGTTGCCGCGCAGTTTACATataatttctttcttctttctctgtGTTCTATACATGTGACAATTTTCTCCAACTAATCAGGTGTATATAGAGCTGGTGTTCGATTATCTTGaaatataaattcttagaaaAGGTGGTAGCTAATGAGACTAGCTCAGCATGTAATTAATATTATACTTGAGGTTTCTTTAAGGTAAAAATTAGTcttctttttggattttttgaataTCAAAGTTCTGTCTATAACCTACTTTTTATGTATATGTTAACTGTTCAGCAAAATTATATTTGTGCAAGAAAAATAATGTGAAAATTATTTCTTGAGTGGGCACAGCTTGGAAAACGCATATACGTTGTGGCTATTGTCCTGTCTAGAAAAAGATAAAAGACAAGAAATGTCAGAACTGGTTATTTTGCGGCTTTTATGGAATTCTTAGAGGGGTTCGGTTGGCCTTCAATTGTTCTTTTTTGTTAGACTCTTAGCTCTCGGTTGACCACAGGtatttttgttttcaaaaatatttaataatattgaCTGGCTATAAAAATTGATCAGTCTTGGGCAGTTTTTAAAGATGATTTTTTTCTAGTTTCACCAAGTGGTTTGGACTAGTTTTTCACTCGGCTTCATTTGTTTTTTCTTAGATTAAGACTACTATatgaatattaagatgtgtattaaaaTTAAGATATTTGAAGCTCAATATAAAAtttgaatactaaatgattaaaaCTGTTTGTTTCtaacatataaatatacaaaattcatctttatttaagaattaataaacataaaattcaaataaaatactaattaatctttaTTTGACCTTAGATAAGAGTTTTTGTGTGAATTCTCGCTGCAGACCTAATGGAACTCCGATCCGgagtcaaatactcaaaagtcaaacttggtcaactcttccaacttaaagcttcaaacatgaaattcattcttccaaactaattctgaaacacctgaaaaaatcaaaaccgacaattcacacaggTCATcatacatcatatgaaactaccCAAGACTTCAAACGGCTGAACGGAAtgaaatgctcaaaacgaccagtcgggtcgttacattctcctacacttaaatatacgttcgtcctcgaacgtgcccagagtcgtTTCAAACCCATTAAATCGCCGTGTAactttaccatgcacatacccggggatgATCCCACaccaccccaatccatataagcctaacAACAGatcacaactgaaaatcattactttaaccttagaccgtaagccttagaacccaatttccaacatctggaatcccttacaagacccgaatcacgcatctacacactgtataagtctgaacaagttgtattaaGCCATAACCacaacccaagatgtaatcatatgatgtaccacacaactcgcatactcgtagcaataattccCGATCACtatagctgctcaaaacaaacccgaTACCGTTAGTAAagctcatatcaaataaaacctcgttcaaaaccttcgtacactactgatGATAAAATaaacacgtagaaactcataatcactcatcTGATCAACAAGTTATGGAGCTCTCTCCCCCATCCGACAAGAACCCAAGCCAAATCCTAAGCTGATttccgatattattcttccaaacataccgtaatcaaatccgatagcaagCACTTCAGGCCCAAAGACTTCATCTCATGAAATACAAGCTACattactgacatgccacaccaatactacctagagtCACAAACTGTACAATgcatgcaccaataagcaacaatttaaTGTATTCAAACATGGAAAATGATTCAAATGATATAACCGTCCCGCAAGTTCAATAGATACCACCACAAGTGCAATGCTACAAATCTATCACACATAGTAAAATCAAGACACATGAATCTAAAGCAAAGGATAATATCCCAATATAACCCAGctacaatgcgtgaccccatccaaatactgATCCATATGAACTACCTCAAGctacaatgctcaaaatcaacaaccacatgcaattcgacatcaagtacccgaagtgcatgaccataatcaCATAGAAGTGAATAACAATGCATACCACAGCCCGAAAATACCACAACCAaagcgcaatcaaccattcaacaccccaataaccatctcgttcgaattccgctacaaggcccaaacagaaccgcatcatgtgtgcatataaccaataaatcacaaccttagcatagaagagtaacacatagaacttATCAGAACACAAACaagatcaactctaaccgaatgccACACCCCTCAACACTATCAGTTCTAAGTCAAtaaatccgactcggtgtagaatacacatcctcattgggcctaccaattgtctcccaaatcaactctggtcatccccaaatggataaatagaccttcaaaagtccacaatgacctaaccatagcacgtactaccatctagataactttggccacatcttcatagtttgcaaccctgaaacaatctgcttctgtgAACTCCCAGTcttcaaatccatagaacacatgaattacCATAGccaatcccaactccaccacttgaatgactaacacatatatcatacataatcatcccaatgagaaatacttctataattcttccatgtcACATAGAAAAATCTCAAATGAACCTTCCAAACGAGCCGAACGAtatgtgctccattagcacaccaacacccaaagaA containing:
- the LOC104098056 gene encoding F-box protein At1g61340-like — its product is MILGKKCESYGSGLVRSTSFGRKRITVDVDFSPTTTPMKKVCSHNSFFFCDDKSPIEALPQDILIRIVCGVDHDDLKRLFHVSRVIREATVIAKRWHFEYATPRKTLGFKNAIEDLGEFNDVDAPNAPRQLKIRKLKLSRKKLADISVTLFASEDDNWLQRKLFMQMDAES